The genomic region CCAGGTCTTGGTGAGTATATTGCTACATACGCCATGTTGAACTTCACGGCTTCCATCAGCTTTCTCGTGTTTTCAAACTGTTCGGGTGTTTCCCCGGTGAAACCCACAATAATATCCGTAAAAACTGTGGCATTGGGCAAATACGTACGGATTGAATGGATGATTTTCAAATAATCTTCCACCGTATGCTTCCGGTTCATCCGGATAAGCACCTTGTCGTCGCCCGATTGCACGGGTAAATGAATTTGTTTTGCCAGGCAGGGATATTTCGATATCACCTGCAACACCTCGTCACTCATGTCACGGGGATGAGGCGAAGTGAAATAAACCCAGAATTCTTTACCCGAATTAAGGCCGTATTCGCCTATTGCAGCAAGCAACTGCGGGAAAGTCATTTCTGCACCATGTTTATCGCGGCCGTATGAATTCACATTCTGGCCCAACAAAGTGATGGATTTATAGCCCTTTTCAATCACTTCGTGCAATTCATCCCGGATTTCAGAAGAAGGTCTTGAAATTTCCCTTCCCCTTGTATAGGGCACAGCACAGAATGTACAGAATTTATCACACCCGTTTTGAATCGGTATGTAAGCCTCGTAATCTGAAACGTACGAAGGCTGCAATTTCCAGAAGTCCTTAATTTTTTCAACCGGTGGCATGACAAATTTTGTCGCTGCCGGTACACCCTCGAAGGGTGGGGATACCCTCGAAGGGTGGGGGGTACCCTCGAAGGGTGTCGAGGATCTTGTAACAACCCCGTATTGCCGGATCATTTCAGGCAATT from Bacteroidales bacterium harbors:
- a CDS encoding MiaB/RimO family radical SAM methylthiotransferase, with the translated sequence MKYFILTLGCQMNKSDSERVRTVIEGMGYRWTDNEDEANILGIIACSVRQKSIDKVYSKIARWNKSKNSRNVITFISGCVLPADRDKFLKLFDLVFTMSELPELPEMIRQYGVVTRSSTPFEGTPHPSRVSPPFEGVPAATKFVMPPVEKIKDFWKLQPSYVSDYEAYIPIQNGCDKFCTFCAVPYTRGREISRPSSEIRDELHEVIEKGYKSITLLGQNVNSYGRDKHGAEMTFPQLLAAIGEYGLNSGKEFWVYFTSPHPRDMSDEVLQVISKYPCLAKQIHLPVQSGDDKVLIRMNRKHTVEDYLKIIHSIRTYLPNATVFTDIIVGFTGETPEQFENTRKLMEAVKFNMAYVAIYSPRPGAASSRWDDDIPMPVKKERLHILTEELTKHTIHYNQSLVGRNIKVLVTGRDRKPGYMSGLTEGRVVVRFPSQQPAKPGSFVWLNITSAASYSIEGDLVSEKAGLQEVL